DNA sequence from the Grus americana isolate bGruAme1 chromosome Z, bGruAme1.mat, whole genome shotgun sequence genome:
aaatgaactccTGAACCCAATTTCCACATAATTACAAACCTTCTTCTGATTTCCAGATTCATTCAGGCTACTCCACTTCCTTTTATGCTAGAGCTGATATTAGCAATTagtttaatttccttctctttcctttatcCCATCCTGTAAGTAGGATCTGTAGACCCAAATCTCTCATGTCTTTTTACAAGGCTAAACTCATCAatcactttgttttctctcacaAGGCAGCTTGACATTCCCTGATAATTTTAACTCCTCAGTAATTCTAGATTCCTTATACAGAACCAATCCAAACTATGTATAAATTTCCAAGGAAGGTATTACTATTTTCCTGCATCAATACCTTCCTATCTGTAGCCTCTATTTGTACTAAGGTTGTGGAATAtccatctttggagatattcaaaagccagcTGGCCACTTTCCTCACCAAATGGTTCTGGGTGATCCTGCCTGAGCAGGGGGGCGTGGACCAGATaacctccagaggtgcctgccAACCTCAACCATGCTGTGATGCTAGGAAACCTCACTTGATGTTTCTAGACTTAGCTTGACTCTCATAATTTCATCACACTACTGGATTATACTCATTCTGTAATCACCTAATACATTCAggtttttctcatttctatCATTTCCTGTGAGCTCTGACAGTGGAAATCCCTATTAGTCTCTAGCGTCTCGCTGACCTTCTTATCAAACTGAATCCTATTTTATTATCTCAGTTCTTCAGGTCATCAGTTCTTCTTGCACTAcagtttatttcttctctgttgaTGACACCAATCAAGTTTGTCGTCCACAGATTTGATTAGTATAACCTActaataatttcaaatacaaaCCAAAAGCTGGTCCAGACCAAATCTTGAGGAATTATCACTAATAACCCTGCTAAGACCTAGCCTTCCTCTTTAAGCACAAACCTTGACATCTTCTCTTTACTCCAAGCTTACCTGTCTACTAATTTCCATGTCCTTCATGCTAACATAATCTTCATGGGATATCACATTAAATGCTTTCATGAGTTTATAGTAGATCTACCATATTTCTTTTAggaaagataatttatttttcctggaaaagacAGAGTTAGTATGgcatatttaattttatcttatTGTCCATTTGGTTCCACagcttcttttctccaaaaccTTTTCATAAGCGCTGCATACTGCTGAAGTTGCCCTAGTGGATCTGATGTTATGAAGATGACTTTTCCTGTTTGGTAAGCAACAGGATATCCCAGTGCCCCTCTTCAATCTATACAGGACCACATAGTACTCAGTAAACACATTACATACTCTTGCCATGGGGTCTGCATCATGATATGCTCACTCTTTCAAAATTCTGGAATGAAAATTacctcatctttaaaaaaaaccccaaaacccccaaaaaacaaatcttaaatgCTAAGTGTTCCTTCTGCATTGTATGCACTAGTCTCCTTTTCAACACCCTGATTTCTAAGCACCACCcagtttttttccctgtgctcaGCTGCCTCTTCATATCAAAAtccaaagaaatgcatttagtTTAGGAAATGATTGCAGATATACATTGCTGCATCATCTAAATACATTTGCACCTCTGTGCAGCAGGAAATATCTCTGAGTGTCTAATTAATCTATCATTATTTTCAATGAAGTACACAGAGTTAGGAAATCTAGCTCTTAGATCTGGAGGCTAAGACCAAGAGCTgaaacaaatttttattttgtttcagtatGTTTGTGTCAGTAGCGGACAAGAAAATCAAGCTAGTGAACTAAGATGATTTGTGAAGGTAACAAGCCATGGCCCAATGCCGTCTTCACTTACAGTGAACACTCTCTTAGCATGTCTTATTCACTAGGAATCAGAGCTAACATAAATGCACCTCTGTAATCCTCAACACCCATCACTTAATCAGATCTGCCACTGACAACTATAAGGCAAGACCCCACTTTCTGGGACtcatccttcttttttccatcttggCAGGGCACTGTGGCAAGATGATCAGCTGATGACTGTGCTTCGTCATGAAGGTGTAAGGGCATGATTCCTGTCTGTATCCCTTTATCCGCTCTTATCATCCCTAGCCCTTGCCAAAACACTGGAGTGGAATATGGAAGGAAATTACCAGATCTGTCATTTCTCCAAAATATGCAATGCTTACTTCAGACGTATTTCTAGccttaaaattcacatttttttgaaacaagaaagaagaaattaacaAACAGTCTTAACTGGAGGGAAAGGCTGTAAAAGTAGAGAGTGTAGTCTTGACTGGGAAAGTATCTGATTGTGACatagcagaaaacaaatgcaagagTAAGATTTTTGTCTAGAGAAAATCTATTGAAAGTTTTCTCCCAGCCATTCTAAAAAGATAAGAGGCTATTTAAGATATTAAGCTTGGTTCAATGTGTGAACTAGACAGACTTAGATACACATACCTTTCATCCTTTGCAACAGTGTCCCATAGCCCATATCATATTGATATGCAAATATAAAGCTTAAGGGAACTATTGGCAGTAAAACTCCTGGGttcttcttttttattgctctgttaaaaaaaaaaaagaaggaaaaaataagaatatttagGACATTCAGCACATTGGCGCTCTTAGTTTAGGTTGACCTTGACTGTCTAGGATTTGTGCATCCTTCTACACTCTCTAATCAACAAGAACAAGTATTaattttttcagaagcatttgtcTGGTTGCCTTCTTGCTCAACTGTCAACCCAagggtataaaaaaaaataatgcttcgAGTTTTGAATATATCTAACAAAAATGGGAATATCTAACTTGTGTagcatgcacatgcacatgAATATATTCATCCAGCCACATGCAACATGTAGCAATCAAGATACCATGTTCAGTTCCAAATGCGTATGAGTCCACAGAGAATGCATAATACATAAGGTGCATTTAATCTGTACTACGTACACAAAACCACAAGTATTTCCTACATTCCCTCTAATCACATTATAGTACAACAAAAacatgtaaccaaacaaaagtcCTATAAGGCAAGTTCTTCCCCATGCAATTCAGCTTTATTagtcaggttttttcccccttgggTGAGTTTCCGGATTCAAATTTTAAGTGAACAGATTTCAGAGTATGTCCACTTGTTCACTGACATACTAAAAAAACCAGATGGTGGAGGATTTGTTGCTCATTAATAGTTCATTAAATCACAATACAGACAAGAAAATAGCATGGCTTTTAAACAATCTCTCCTGCTCCACAGACAACTTTTATTTTGCACTGAACTTTTGGTACCTCAGCTGTATCATTTTATCATCAGCTCACACATCTCTGCCTTTATATAAGTCTGCAGTACAGACATAACCAAAACACATCTGGAAGCAGACAGAAATCAGAGTCATTCTGTCATTGATCAACCTCTGAGCAGTTACTGGATAAAAATAACTACCTGTTATAATGCAAAAGGAAGGTCATGCATCATAGAAATATAAAGgtaatatattttctgttagGAAATAAACTTCATACCCAGCTGTTAAACCTACAGCAGCAAGTCCAAAAAATGTcccaaaatatttgagaaattcCCGCGTCCAAGCAATCTGCATGGCTGTTTGTCTCTCTCTCATCTGGTTCTGCATCAGTAGTTGCCTTTCCAGctaaggaagggagagaggttAAACATAATTAagtcattcatttattttaaagactgagTCAATCTCTCATTGGTCtgtaaatccaaaacattaaCTGAgaaggtttcttttttgttcttttacttcAGACATTCATAGTTTTTGATTGAGAATGGTCTTCCTCAGTAACAAGTCAGAATAGTTTATACCAAGAAAGAATTTAGGTCACTTAGCAAATGCTTTAATGCAGAAGCTTTCTAATGCTGCTCCTCAAGGTCAAGGAAATCACAATAGCAGTGTTCAGTTTTGAGAGATCCCCAAGTCTCAGCAGCACTCCCTAGGTTAAGGTTCTCTGACCTTTGCATTTCCATGGTGATTCAAAGGGTACCATCTAGCTGCTTTCCAATGTATTCtgcttgattttaatttagctgATAGTATCTTTAGAGTCAATCTTGACACCTCTTTGCCCTTTGAGGATTTCTCTTCATAATGCGTCATAAAGCTAATAACTCCTTTGAAACACCATAGTTtacaaatatagaaaaaatgctgtgaagGTAACAGATCTTTTAAAGATACTGGACTATGTATCAAAAGTCCATgagaaaatacttctgtaactaaaatgaaaaacaatgcaaaaagcACAATCTAGACAGTATATTCACATGTCAAAGTAGAACTTTCTATGGTGcataagaataaaaaagcagactattagattttatttattttttttttaaattacatgctCCATCTAAACATACTGGTACATTTccttaaataaaagtaaatttaatatttcttaaaagttCCTCTCTACTGTACAGAACACCAAAAAGAACAGTGGTCTTTCCTCCTTAGAATGATGCAAAAAATAAGatctgtacaaaaaaaaagtagtctgaAGCCAGAGTACAGAAGTTAGTTAGCACAGTAAGAAGTCTGCTTCTTCTCATTAATATTtgtaactctttttttttttttttttttttttccccaaaaaatagAGTACCTGAGTTGGCATGTCTAGCCTAGCTAGCCAAGTTGCATAAAAAGTCCAACAAGGTACAGGAAACAGAATACCAGCTGCCtaaaaaagcactaaaaaagaaagaacaaagagagAATTCAGAAAGTTCTGTTCTCATGcatctataaaaataattaaatctgttcttttctcctgctttctaaTTCAAGAATAATTTAAAGGATTTGTAATTACTTAAGGTTTCCACCCATTTATTCATCTCCATTACTATTGATTTAGTCTGAACAGAACAATTTCTGTTAAATTGTTACTAATTATTTCTTCAGACTATGTTGATCTTGCTATCTTATTTACAAGCTCATTCAGTACCCAAGATAGgtagaattaatttttagacagcataataaaaaaaggacagaTCTAATTACATATAATTGTACACAGTAGGAAAAACAACATTCACTGTAGTCTCACAATACCGTTtcatctgtttctctttcctcaagACTTAGATTTGCAATTGTTCTCACAAAAAATATCAACAAGCTCTACCTTCCTGATATCcataattttcagtttgcttttttcagaaGAAGTAATTATATAATGGCTGACAAACCACttaataaaatatcaaaaataattagatttaaTCTTGTCACCTATGAGACATTTGGAAATTCTAAAGTAAACAAGCATACTGCCTGTTAATTAGCCCCATTGCGGTCCCCAATATCCTAAGCCTGGTAAATTGCTGAGGGTTGACGTGACAAGATAAAATAATGACATGTAATATCAATTTAATGACCTCTATTTTCCCCTTCAATTTGATTATGTCTGTAGTTTGCACACGTGTGAAAAGTATTAAGGGATCCTTTGTTTGCCTGTCAGCACAGATAAGGAGCCTACGCTTCCAAGATGCACAGTATTACCCTAAATGAGCTTCAATTTGAAGAAGTACATGAGAAGGAAGTGGGACAAGGATATGCTGATGAAATACAGGTCTTGCTAAACGGAAACtcaaaggagaagaagaaaaacagacagtttaatatgcaCAAAGCATAGAAAGAAATAAGCATGGAATAAAAGGAAAGCTGTAAGTTTCAATCTACGAGCATAAAATAAAGGATCCTAacatgatttctttaaaaacaaaaaaacccaccacaacaaaaaaaccccaaaacctcaccCTCACACAAGTTATATTTTGCTAGCTCTTAAAAACCCaagtactgaaagaaaaagataattacCAAGTCACAAACACTAAGGTCAAAAAAGCACCTTTCTGTAGGACCCTGTCATACCAAATTTCAGAAGTCCAAGGatacttttatatatatctaCAAGTAATTTATATACATAACTTAGtctaaatgaaaacaacttgTTTCGTATATTATAAACAGCAGCCAGATAACAATCAAAcaatttttcatattcttttctAACCAGAAGAATCTTCCCCCGCCCCTTaaaccccccccagccctcaaTTTTCTACATGGTATCCCATTCAAAAATAAGAGGGGTGGGGGGTAGCAGGGAATGTATAGAAAAATGCTCATAATTCCTTTCCTTTGAGCACACTTCTTCTATGTGGATGTAAAATCTCACCTAGATGAAACACAatactgcatttaaattaatttaaaaaaaaaaaagatgtgttgGAGGGAAGCTTTAGAATAGCCAAGAAGAAAAGGTTCCAGAGGAATCACGATGCACAGAAGGCAGTAAAAAGTAGATCTAGTGACATTTAgctaattaataatttaattcttgCTGTTACTGAAGTTGCATGATGTTATAATGAACAGTTTACTATACAAGATCTATTTTGTCCATAAACTTACAATATAGCACCAAGAAAGCACTGAGATGTTTTTAGGGATGCTAAGTAATCTACAGTACTGCTGCAgatgtttgtttttacattgATTCTTATTTAGTCATAAGTTATATGGAGAAATCCTAATAACAATACACAAACATCACTAAATGTGCTCCAAAATCTCTCTGAACCTATGCAATCTTATGCCAAACCCAGGAATACCTCTCCCAAACACCAGAAATGCcatttgttttgtcttcctttactctgaaaaaaaatttttattcctGCTTTCCATTTCCAAGATCAGTTTTGTCACTTGGCACTATAGTGCTGTAGCTATAGGACTCCGATGGGAATCTGCCTAAAGAAGAGATTTAGTAAAAGTGTACCAGGGCATTCCATGCTGACTTCACTGGATTTCAAGctttccttaaggaaaaggaaatggaaaacgGAGCAACAATTATGGCTAAAGTTGTCCCAGAACATACTGTTTCATTGCACAACTTAAACTTACTGGAATAATTCTAGAAAAAACAGTTTGGAGTAGGCCCCAGCTCTTTCCAGAGCCACTGCACTGCTAAATGACGTGGGTCAATGCTGCCATCACATTCCTCACGTGGGCTCCAGTAATGTGTTCAGCACACCAAGGAGCAGACATAAGGCAGGGCACGTACCTACCCTGTGTCATCAAAGACTGCTTTAACATGTCCACACCCAACATCTAATGAGCTAAATAGGTTTATGAACGACATTTGACACTAGAAGAGTGTTAAGTATTTAAATGAATTTCAAATGCTCTAAGTTGCAAAATTAAGCACCTACATAGGCACTGAAGCAACTCCTCTGTACGTCAAtctttcaaaatttcaaaaaattTAGGGGCAATATCCTTGTGCTTACCCATCTAACATGCCAATCTGAATTGAACATCTTGAGCTCCAACAGTTCTGAACGACCAAGATACCCTGATATGCTGACTTTACACTGGCAAACAACTATTGGTACATCATAAGGCAAAACTGTTACATTAAGATTATGTTAACCTTAAGCAAGTCACAATTTGAAAGCAGATCTATGTAGGGAAAGACTCAGAAGTCCACCACTAAGATGATTCCAAATTAGATG
Encoded proteins:
- the PLGRKT gene encoding plasminogen receptor (KT) — protein: MGFVFSKSMNDSLKAQQEFMLMNSRLQLERQLLMQNQMRERQTAMQIAWTREFLKYFGTFFGLAAVGLTAGAIKKKNPGVLLPIVPLSFIFAYQYDMGYGTLLQRMKVEAENIMDTQSTLLELPKGQLTYEDLEKIRRSQSKFFIEK